One genomic region from Candidatus Obscuribacterales bacterium encodes:
- a CDS encoding adenylate/guanylate cyclase domain-containing protein yields the protein VIGTKKFSYDLWGDTVNVASRMESRGEPGRIQVTPKTYEFIKHQYIFESRGEIFIKGIGQMPTYWLIGRRSPDVLQQLLEQ from the coding sequence GGGTGATCGGCACCAAGAAATTTAGCTATGACCTCTGGGGCGATACCGTCAACGTGGCGTCTCGCATGGAGTCTCGGGGCGAGCCTGGTCGCATTCAAGTTACGCCCAAAACCTATGAATTCATTAAGCATCAATATATCTTTGAAAGCCGAGGGGAGATTTTTATCAAGGGGATTGGTCAAATGCCAACCTATTGGCTGATTGGACGGCGATCGCCCGATGTTTTACAACAGCTTCTAGAACAGTAG